The following is a genomic window from Candidatus Kapaibacterium sp..
TCTTTTTACCCGCAACAAGGCTGAATACAACTATTATTACACCAAGTACCAAAATCGGCACTGTAAACTCAAACCAACTATAAACCGGTGCGTGAAGTTCAGTTTTCTTAGTATATTCGGGCATAATCACCCAATACAAATCATAATAATGAGCAATGAATACCCACACAGCAATGATTTTCAGGCGGAAAGGATTGCTCTTTGAAGGTCTTGTGACAAGAGCCATATAAGGAATTAAAAATCTGATGAAAATCAATCCGAGAGAAATTGTCATCCAATCGCCACTGCGTTACAAATACCACATAGTTTCATCGGGAATATTTGCATACCATATCAACATGAACTGGCTGAATGCAATATAAGCCCAAAAATTAGTAAACGCAAACATCAAAGCACCAAAGTTGTAATAATGGTCTTCGTTTAAATACTTGCTCAAATATCCGTTTTCGGCTAATGTTATAGCTATGAAAGTCAGAACTGCGAGTGCTGCAAGCACAGAGCCGGCAAAGTAATATACACCAAAAATTGTCGAGAACCACTTTGGCTCCAAGCTCATCAACCAATCCATCGCCACAACTGTAATCAAAATGGCGAAAATTGGCAAAAAGATAGCTGAAATCTTGGTTGACCATTTTTTCACATCGGGATTGCCCGTTTTGTCCTGTTTCAACGAACGTCCTACAAGTAGGAAGTAGAATAAAAACATGAACAAAAAGACAACTATATTTCTAATGACGAAAAATGACTCATTCAAGTATGGAGACTTATTTTTGATATATTTGTCGGAATCCATAACTACAGGATTTAGCCAAGCAAATACTTGGTCAAGGTTCAAAAATAATGGCAATGCTATCAATGGAGTTGCGAACAAAACTGCTGCAATAATTTCCGTTAGTCTTCGGAATGGCACGCTCCAATCAGCACCCACGATATGCTCGAGTGCAATAAGGAATAGCGAACCAAATCCAATGCTGAATACCATCATTAAAACAATTATCAAATTGTATGAAGCGCGTACATTGTCGATTGAAAAAGCTAAAACTGTCAGAGCAACACCAATCAATAATAATGACCAACCAATTATTGGTAGTTTAGCCGGCAAAGGCTTTCTTTCGTATAAAACTATATTATCGTTACTCATTGTAAATCACCCTCCTGAGCATTCAAAGCTCTTTGTAAAGCCCTGACATACAGTACGATTTGCCATTTTTCATCTTCGGTTAGTTGTTTATCGTATGAAGGCATAGTGTTTTGCCCTACTTTTATAATATGATACAAATGCCCGTCAGTCCAATCTCTAACCCTGTCTGTATGCAAACTTGGCGGATTGGGGAATTGACCGTTCAAACGAGCAACCCCGTTGCCATGATAATCGTGACAAGGACTACAGAATGTATTGTATTTACGTTTTCCGTTTTCAAGGTTTTCGGTGCTAAATTCCATTGGATTCACAAGGAATCTTGAAGCAAGCTCAACACTATCTTTATAAGGATATGGTTTGAATCCGCGAGCCACAGTTCCTTCGACAGGAGGTCTCATCGAGAATCCGTCATCAAAAAATGTAGAGACTTTCATCGCTGTAATTTTTTGTTGGTCCATCATCCAATTGAATGGTTGCATGAACATCAATTTATTCAGAGTGAAATAAGTAATCGTAATTACTAACACTGAGATTACTGCCAATCCTGTCAAGAATTTGGGTTCCAACAAAGTCAGTTTTGCATTAATTTCATCATTATCGAAATAAATCGCTTCAACATTTGTACCGCCAAGGCTTGCAAGGAACGCTTTAACTTTTTCCAAATCAAAATTAGGGTCGGCAGCTTCGATGGTTACGCCATATTTATCCGACGATACTTGTTTCATATACTCAGTATCGTGCAGAGGGTGACTGTTATTAGGAAATTTGAAAAATATAACAATCATAGCCACAACAGTTGCAACCGACGCAAGTAATACAGTTATTTCGAAAGTAACCGGAATAAATGCAGGCAATGGAAAAGTAGGTTTGCCGCCAATATTAAGAGGATAATCTACCGACATAGTCCAATACATCAGCAATAATCCAGAAGCAGCACCAATTACTCCAAGTACGAAAGCAAAATAGCCCAAAGGAGAACGCTTCAATTTCATAGCTTGGTCCATACCGTGAACCGGATATGGAGTATGCACATCGAATTTCTTATATCCTTCCTTGACTACAGCTTTTGCAGCTTTGATAATATCGTCCGGAGAATGGAAAATCGCAGTTACCGAATGTAAAATTTTATTATCCATTATGCTCGTCCTCCTCGTGATGACCTAATTTATGTCGAGTAGGTTGAGAACCGGCAACAACACTTTTTACTTCAGCGATTGATATAACAGGCATAGTTCGTGTGAATAATAGTAATAATGTAAAGAAGAATCCAAAGCTGCCGATTAACAAGCCAATATCATAAATTGTTGGGACGTAATATGCCCAGCTCGATGGCAAATAATCGCGAGAAAGTGAGGTAACCGTAATTACGAATCTCTCGAACCACATACCAACGTTTACTAATATTGCTACTACAAACATGAATGGAATATTTCTTCTTAGTTTCTTTATCCAGAAAAATTGAGGGAAAATAACGTTGCAACTTACCATTATCCAGTAAGCCCAAGTATATGGACCGAAGGCTCTATTCAAAAAGGCGAATGATTCGACTTCGTGACCGCTATACCATGCTATGAAGAATTCCATACCATAAGCATAGCCGACCATCATACCTGTGACGATGATTACTTTGTTCATTTTTTCGAGTGTATCAAGCGTTACGATATGTTCCATATTGAACACTTTTCGGATAATAATCAAAGCATTTTGAACCATTGCAAAGCCCGAAAATACCGCACCCGCAACGAAATATGGCGGGAATATAGTTGTATGCCAACCCGGGACAATCGAAACGGCAAAGTCGAATGATACAATCGTGTGAACCGAGAGCACAAGTGGCGTTGCAAATCCGGCAAGCACGAGATACATCATTTCGTAATGTGACCAATGGCGATTTGAAAATCTCCAACCTAAAGATAGAACTGAGTAAATTGCCTTTTTGATTTTTGATACGACTGTGCTGTTTTTGAGTCTGTCACGCATTGTAGCGAAATCAGGAACCAAGCCCATATACCAAAAGACAAATGAAACAGTAAAATAAGTTGAAACAGCAAAAACGTCCCATAACAATGGTGAAGTGAAATTCACCCACAAATTATGTTGATTGGGGTGTGGCATCAAATAGCCATCTAACCAAGGGCGTCCGACGTGAAGAAGCGGGAAAAGCCCTGCCGTCATGACCGCAAAAATCGTCATACCTTCGGCAAATCGAGCTATACCTGTTCTCCATTTTTGGCGGAAGAGGAACAAAATCGCAGAAATAAGCGTACCGGCATGACCGATACCCACCCAAAATACGAAATTGATGATAGCGAAGCCCCAACCTACGGGATTGTTAACACCCCATACGCCTAAACCTCGATAAAATGCGACTGCTAACGAAATAACACCAATCATAAGCAATGTAAGAGTGAAGCCGATTGCAATAAAAAACTTAATATTCGGCATCTCATCCATTGGCTTGATGATGGTAGCATCAATCTCTTTGAGTGTAGGCTTACCTTCTATTACAGAAACTTCATGAGTAATATCAGTGGCCACTGTGTGTATCCTCCATGTTTGTGTTCCTCAATCTTGAAATGTAAGTAACGTTGGGTTTGACCATTATCGTTTCGAGAACGTGGTAGCCCAAACTATGATTGCGTAATTTCGATACTTTAGAATTCGGGTCATTCATATCTCCGAATATAATTGCATCTGAAGGACATGCTTCTTGACAAGCTGTCACTACATCAGAGCCTTGAATTTTCTTGCCCTTAATATTTGCTGCAGAACGAGCCTCTTCGATTCTTTGCGAGCAGAATGTACATTTTTCCATCACACCACGCGAGCGGACTGTCACTTCGGGATTATTCAATAATTCGAGTGTGTCCTTGCGATAGTAGCCGTCTTTGAAATCGTTACGGAAATCAAAGAAATTATATCTTCTAACTTTATACGGGCAGTTGTTGGCACAATATCTCGTACCGACACAACGATTATAAGTCATTTGGTTCAAACCTTCGGGGCTGTGAGTAGTAGCAACTACCGGGCAAACGTTTTCGCATGGAGCGTTATCGCAATGTTGGCAAAGCATAGGTTGCACACTTGTAATCGGCTCATCAGGAGTGCCGCTGAAATAGGTATCAATCCGCATCCAGTGCATTTCGCGACCTTTGCCGCATTCTTCTTTGCCCACAATCGGAATATTATTTTCGACATTACAAGCTGTAACACAAGCACTACATGCCGTACATTTGTTCATGTCAATAGCCATTGCCCATTTAACACCCGTATATTCTCTATCGGGGTACATGCTATGGCTTTGGTATTCGTGATGTCCCAAAAGATGGGTTTTCTCTGTTTTTAATGCTTTTTCGTAAGCTTCGCGGTCGTCACCGAATTCATTTTTGAGTCGCGTTTTTGCTTCTTCGAGCTTATCTTCAAATTCCACATAAAATGGAACTGTATATTCTTGAATTATATGGCGCTTGTAATGGAAATCCTTTACGAATTCTTCATCAAGCGAATGATGCTCTTGGCTGGAAATCAATTCATATTTTTCGCCGGCTTTAGCAACTGATGCACCGGAATAGATTTTATTTCCGCTTTTATTCATCAAAGTATAAGCATCAAAACCGACACCTGTCCCAACTTCTCCGCCTCTTGTTCTGCCGTAACCAAGGTCAACGGCAATCACATCATCAACCATTCCCGGTTGAGGCATTATTGGAAGTCTGAGTGTTTTGCCATTCACGGTTAAGTCAATCATATCGGAGATTTTATCCAATTTGTCCAAACCGTAGGCTACATCAAGTTTTTTTGCAGTTGCTGGTGACATCATTGCGCAATTGTCCCAAACGACCTTTGTAATCGGATGCGGCACTTCTTGCAACCAGCCATTATTAGCATATTGACCGTCGCCCAGATAATGTGGCTTAGTCAAAATAACCGTAAAGCCTGATTTGCTCAAGGAATTTTGAGTAGCCGATAATGTAGCTGCATTGAAAACGGCACGAGGAATTCCAACTTCATCCCAAGTGAAAATGCCATCGTGCAAACATGAATACCAAAATTCATCATATGAGCTGAAAGTATTGGCACTTGGGAAAACTTTTTGCTGCCAATGTGCTTTGATAAATTGATGATAAATATCATGATGGTATTGCGAATAATCATCTGCCATCCAGTTGAGCAGGATTGCTTCTTTTTGGCGAGAATCGAATATCGGTGCGATAACAGGTTGCTGAGTGCTCAACACACCATTGCGGAGCATGAAATCACCCCAAGATTCGAATTCGTGATTGACAGGCAAAATGTAGTGACTGCCTTCAGAAGATTCATTTTCGAGGTGAATCATCGAAACCACTGTCTCAACGCTTTTCAATGCGTCTGTGTAACCAAGTTCACGAGGCAAATGATATGCAGGATTTGAATCAAAATGAATCAAAACACCGACATTTCCGGATTTCATTTTAGCACTTAATTGTGCAAAATCTGCAATCGTGTTAGTAGGTCTGTGCAAAACTTCGTATTTGTCCGAATAAACGTTTGCGACGCTTCCAAGAACTTCGTTCAGCAAATTCGCTGCTATATGACACTCTTCAGGAAGGCTGTTTCCACAGACGACAAGTGTCTTAGTTGGGTGATGTAAAATGTCATCAACCATCGAAGCCAACTTATCAGCATGTAAACCATATTTTGAAGCAAAATCAGAAAGATTATACTGTCGAATTTTTGACATTGCCGAATCGTCTAAATTTGCTGAAGATTGCGATTTTTTGACTGCAATTTCATTAATCAAAGCCATGATAAAATCATACTGATACTCTGGAGAGAGTTTCAAACGATAGTCTGAATTTGCACCTGTTAGACTGTAATTTGCTTCAACAGTATATAGCTTATTGAAATTTTTAGCATTATCAAAATCGCGTCTTGAAGTATATTTTTTGATTTGTTCGACTGTAATTCCTTCTGTGCCGAGGAAATCACATTCCAAGCTACGATTACATCAGCTTTATCCCAAGCAATGACGGGAAGATTTGTATTGCCGTAGCATTTTCTCCCAAGCACTCAATTTGTTTTGATTACCAAACACTTCATAAGTTAAACTTAGCAGTTGGATATTTCAGTACAAATTCATTGAACAATTTTTCTTGCGAAGGAGATTTGACCGAATGTGCAATAATGGCAATTTCCTTGCCCGATTGAGACGCAGCTTTCAATTTTTCGGTAATATCTTTATCAATGCGTTCCCAATCAGTTTTGGGCATCTCATCTTTGTTGAGAATCAGCTTGCTATCTGATTTTTTGACCGGATAACGCACTCTTCCCGGGTCGTACAAGTCGAGCATTGCAGCTTGAGCAATAGCATCAACTTTGCCCGCATTAATAGGATGCTGAGGATTGCCGTCCACTTTAATAGGGCGACCTTCTCTCGTTTTGATTAAAATACCGAGCCCGCTGTTGAGAGATGATGCGTAATAATTAGCATGACCATACACCACTCCCGACGGTTTTTTATTATACGAAATGATTTCGCCTTTATCAGGATAGTCTGTACAAGCAGTAGCCGCAAAAGCCGCAGAAGCACCAAGCACAGCAAGGAACTTTCTCCTTGATTTATCGGGGAGTGCATTCAAATCGAAATCGTCCGTGACTCCCTTTTGGAATTCGTGGCGAGTGCTTTCGATACTTTCGGGTTTATTAGCCAATAGATTCAGACTTTTCCAAAATCGAGGTTTAGTAGCATTATTATCCATCAACCATCCCCTTTTATGTTTCTGTTTACAGCAAGAGGATGAATTACAACCTTAGGATTGGGTTGAGTTTCCGTTTTGCCGTTTTTAATAAATTTCACGGGTAAAACATTAAGTGCAAAAACGCCAAGAGCGCTTACACCTATAGAGTTGAAAAATTTTCTTCTTGTGTTACTCATATTTCCCGATTCTTAAAAAATTTTACAATCATTAACGATGACAAGCATTACAATTATCAGGTCCTTTATTTACAAATCCGGTCATTTGTGGCATACGTTTTTCCGGTTCGCGATGGCAATCCAAACAAGAGCCCATCGTGAAGGAATGAACTTGGCTTATTACATCCATTTCGCGAACATCGCCATGGCAATTAGCGCAATCTATACCATTGACAACATGCGAAGCATGGTTGAAATAGGCGTATTCCGGCACTCTATGGATTCTTTTCCATGGAATGGGTTTACCGTCTTTATAATATTGGGTTAACTTCACAATTTCCGGGCTATCAGTTTTTGCGACTGCATGGCAATTCATACATACATCAGCTGATGGTATTGTAGCATGACGAGACGTCTCGACACTTGTGTGGCAATATTGGCAATCAATCGCCATATCGCCGGCATGTACTCTGTGTGAGAATTTTATGGGTTGTTCCGGAGCATAACCGACGCCGTCTCTTTCGGGCTTAGCCACAAAATACGTAACGGCAAATGATGTAAGTATAATGAATACCGTAAACGGTAATTTTACTTTCAGTGCATAATCAAGTACAGTCTTTTTCACTACTCGCCTGCTATTATTAGTGATGAATAATTAGGTTTGGAATCGGTTTCAACATGTCCGATAAAGAACATTTTAGTGACAACTTCTTTCATTTTCGTAACAAATTCCAAAACTTTTTCCTTTTTTAACAAACTTTGACATGCAAAATAAGACACAAAATTATTTTAAACAAGACTAATTTTAAATTTATTTTTCATATCCATATGTTCTTAGTCATAAATAACACTGTAACACAGTATAAAATAAAGATTTTGTGAATAGACCAAAAACCAATTTCAAACATAAAAAACTTTTCCACAATAATCAAATTTAATGACAACAAGATGCTTCGCCCGATAAAACTGTTTCCGGGAGTACCGGACTTATATATGGAATATCGAGAGCCAATCCACGAAGAATCATTAGAATTGCCACTAAAGCGACTCCGTATGGAATCAATTTATTTATTTTTTGTCTTATATTGATCGAGATGAGGTTTTTTGAAATGAAGATTGCAGCCATTACGGGAAGAGTCCCGAAGCCAAATGCAGCCATATAAAACGTAGATGTGACGACGTCGCCAGCTGCAAAGGAGCCTGCCAATGCGATATAAACCAAGCCGCACGGCAAGAGCCCATTAAGGATTCCGATAAAGAGCAAAGATATTAGGCTTTTAGATTTCAATAGCTTCTGGAATTTGAGTTTTATAGTTGAAACAAAATAACTAATTTTTTTAGTGTCGTTCAATCTTGAATAATATTTTCTTGGAATTATTACTCCAAGCAAAATTAAAGTTCCAACGACCAATGAAAGTTGCTCTTGGAAGCCCCCAAGTTTAAACGAAGCCCCCGCTAAACCAAGTATTAGCCCCATGATTGAATAAGTTATCACTCGTCCGAAATTGTAGATGAATCCTTCGGAAAAAATTGAAAATTTTGTTGTTCCTTTATGCGGGATAGCCAAAGCAATTGGTCCGCACATACCAATACAGTGCATACTACCAAGCACACCAAGCATCAATCCGGCGCCGATTAGAGTCCAATCCATAGTCTATCAATTAAAAATGATTATTTGTTCGTTGTAATAGTTAGTGTCGTTCATAGTCCAATCAACTTTTACTTTCCAAAGTCCTTTGTTGAATGATGCGGTATTTATGATTTGCATCATTTCATTATTAGGTTGAATTGGAATTTTAACATCGAGCTTAGAATTATCCGGTCGAAACATCAAAATCGAGCCTGAAATAGGATATTCCAATGAATCGGGATATTTCAGGACAACTTTATTTTCGATATTCGATATAGTGATTTGCTCTTTGAGTGCTTTTGTTCGCATTACTTTGTCAATTTGTTGCTGGAAAACAAGGTCATGGTCATAATAATTTTCGACCACCAAATCAACTTTATCTTGCGAAACATAAACCACTAATGACACAAGTAGCACCACAAAAGTGATGTAAAAAGCCGTAATTGCGAAAGCCCAATTTCCATATATTTTCATATTTTCTTATTCCTCATTTCATGCCGGGTGCCGGTCCAGTAAAGCCTGTATTTACAGTTTGAATTAGTTTGTCGCCGGAGTAAACTCCGATTTGGATGTTATTCCGAGTGCCGGTAACATATTTTCGGGGTAATTCCAAAATAAAAGTTGCATCGGTCAGCCCTTCAGCAGGGACGTGCAGATGGTCTTTCCCAATAATTTGAATCGTTCCGGGAATATCCATTAATTTCAACGAAAAATCCATAGGTTTGAAAGTCTTGTTGATAATAGTCGCAGTGTAAACGTTGGCAACTCCTGTTTCAGTATTTTGGTACATCGTACCTTTGACTTTCAAAATTGTGGCTTCGATATCGCTTCTGTTGAGCATCAAATATGCTACTAAGCCTGATAATAACAGCAGCACAACGCTATAAGCCATAATTCGTGGAGTAAATTTGAACTTTGTGCCTTCAGTAATTTGCAGTTCAGAAGCATAGCGAATCAGATTCTTTGGTTTATTGACCTTCAACATCACTTCGTCACAAGCATCAATACAAGCAGTACAATTGATACATTCAAGTTGGGTGCCGTTTCGGATGTCAATTCCCGTCGGGCAAACTCTGACACAAGCACCGCAATCAACGCAATCACCGGCATCTTCAGGCATATTTTTCTTGAATTTCATTCGCGGCTCGCCACGTTTGAAATCATATGCGACTACGATTGAATTTTTGTCCAAAAGCACGGTTTGGAGTCTGCCGTATGGGCAAATAAATGTACAGGCTTGCTCACGAAACCACGAAAAAATGAAGTAGAAAGAACCCGCGAAAAATATAACGAATACAAATGAAGTCATATGCTCCGCCGGTCCTTCGGTCATATATTTTTGTAACTCATCAATACCAATTATGTATGCTAAAAATAAATTACTGATGATGAAGGAAAGCAAAATGAAGATAGTCTTCTTCAGCCCCCTTTTGAAGATTTTGTTTGCATTCCATTCAGAGCGCGAAAGTGCCATTTGTTGCTTGTAATCGCCTTCTATCCAATATTCGATTTTACGAAAAACCATCTCCATGAATATTGTCTGAGGGCATGCCCACCCGCACCATATTCGCCCGTAAACAGCGGTAAAGAGGACAACAAACACAATGAAAGCCAGAAATGCAAGAGCGAAAATATAAAAATCTTGGGGCCAAAAAACGATACCGAAAATGATAAATTTGCGTTGAAAAATATCAAGTAACACGAAAGGTCTGCCATCTACTTTTATAAATGGCAGCACAAACATAAACACTAATAAAACGACAGCTACGACCGAGCGCCATTTAGTATAGTCGCCTTTGGGCTTTTTGGGATAAATCCAAATGCGGTTTCCTTTTTTATCAATATTTGATACTCTATCCCGAAAGGAAACGCCTGTTTCAGTTATGAGTTTATCCGTATCGTCGGGATTAATCGCTTCATTGCCGACTTGTTTCAACTCTTTAAAATCACTCATTTTTTTGCTTCTTTATAAATAGCGACTATTGCTCCCAAAGTTCACCTTGTGGAGCTTTAGCATTTGCCGGTTGTGTACCTTTCAATGTTAGAATGTAACTTGCGACCAATTGAACTTCTTCAGGAGTAAGCAATGGTTTCCAAGAAATCATCCCTTTTTCGGGGACACCGTTAATAATGACGTTCATCGTATTTTCGAT
Proteins encoded in this region:
- a CDS encoding DUF3341 domain-containing protein, with product MDNKILHSVTAIFHSPDDIIKAAKAVVKEGYKKFDVHTPYPVHGMDQAMKLKRSPLGYFAFVLGVIGAASGLLLMYWTMSVDYPLNIGGKPTFPLPAFIPVTFEITVLLASVATVVAMIVIFFKFPNNSHPLHDTEYMKQVSSDKYGVTIEAADPNFDLEKVKAFLASLGGTNVEAIYFDNDEINAKLTLLEPKFLTGLAVISVLVITITYFTLNKLMFMQPFNWMMDQQKITAMKVSTFFDDGFSMRPPVEGTVARGFKPYPYKDSVELASRFLVNPMEFSTENLENGKRKYNTFCSPCHDYHGNGVARLNGQFPNPPSLHTDRVRDWTDGHLYHIIKVGQNTMPSYDKQLTEDEKWQIVLYVRALQRALNAQEGDLQ
- the nrfD gene encoding polysulfide reductase NrfD, whose translation is MDATIIKPMDEMPNIKFFIAIGFTLTLLMIGVISLAVAFYRGLGVWGVNNPVGWGFAIINFVFWVGIGHAGTLISAILFLFRQKWRTGIARFAEGMTIFAVMTAGLFPLLHVGRPWLDGYLMPHPNQHNLWVNFTSPLLWDVFAVSTYFTVSFVFWYMGLVPDFATMRDRLKNSTVVSKIKKAIYSVLSLGWRFSNRHWSHYEMMYLVLAGFATPLVLSVHTIVSFDFAVSIVPGWHTTIFPPYFVAGAVFSGFAMVQNALIIIRKVFNMEHIVTLDTLEKMNKVIIVTGMMVGYAYGMEFFIAWYSGHEVESFAFLNRAFGPYTWAYWIMVSCNVIFPQFFWIKKLRRNIPFMFVVAILVNVGMWFERFVITVTSLSRDYLPSSWAYYVPTIYDIGLLIGSFGFFFTLLLLFTRTMPVISIAEVKSVVAGSQPTRHKLGHHEEDEHNG
- a CDS encoding 4Fe-4S dicluster domain-containing protein; amino-acid sequence: MECDFLGTEGITVEQIKKYTSRRDFDNAKNFNKLYTVEANYSLTGANSDYRLKLSPEYQYDFIMALINEIAVKKSQSSANLDDSAMSKIRQYNLSDFASKYGLHADKLASMVDDILHHPTKTLVVCGNSLPEECHIAANLLNEVLGSVANVYSDKYEVLHRPTNTIADFAQLSAKMKSGNVGVLIHFDSNPAYHLPRELGYTDALKSVETVVSMIHLENESSEGSHYILPVNHEFESWGDFMLRNGVLSTQQPVIAPIFDSRQKEAILLNWMADDYSQYHHDIYHQFIKAHWQQKVFPSANTFSSYDEFWYSCLHDGIFTWDEVGIPRAVFNAATLSATQNSLSKSGFTVILTKPHYLGDGQYANNGWLQEVPHPITKVVWDNCAMMSPATAKKLDVAYGLDKLDKISDMIDLTVNGKTLRLPIMPQPGMVDDVIAVDLGYGRTRGGEVGTGVGFDAYTLMNKSGNKIYSGASVAKAGEKYELISSQEHHSLDEEFVKDFHYKRHIIQEYTVPFYVEFEDKLEEAKTRLKNEFGDDREAYEKALKTEKTHLLGHHEYQSHSMYPDREYTGVKWAMAIDMNKCTACSACVTACNVENNIPIVGKEECGKGREMHWMRIDTYFSGTPDEPITSVQPMLCQHCDNAPCENVCPVVATTHSPEGLNQMTYNRCVGTRYCANNCPYKVRRYNFFDFRNDFKDGYYRKDTLELLNNPEVTVRSRGVMEKCTFCSQRIEEARSAANIKGKKIQGSDVVTACQEACPSDAIIFGDMNDPNSKVSKLRNHSLGYHVLETIMVKPNVTYISRLRNTNMEDTHSGH
- a CDS encoding TAT-variant-translocated molybdopterin oxidoreductase — protein: MDNNATKPRFWKSLNLLANKPESIESTRHEFQKGVTDDFDLNALPDKSRRKFLAVLGASAAFAATACTDYPDKGEIISYNKKPSGVVYGHANYYASSLNSGLGILIKTREGRPIKVDGNPQHPINAGKVDAIAQAAMLDLYDPGRVRYPVKKSDSKLILNKDEMPKTDWERIDKDITEKLKAASQSGKEIAIIAHSVKSPSQEKLFNEFVLKYPTAKFNL
- a CDS encoding cytochrome c family protein; translated protein: MKKTVLDYALKVKLPFTVFIILTSFAVTYFVAKPERDGVGYAPEQPIKFSHRVHAGDMAIDCQYCHTSVETSRHATIPSADVCMNCHAVAKTDSPEIVKLTQYYKDGKPIPWKRIHRVPEYAYFNHASHVVNGIDCANCHGDVREMDVISQVHSFTMGSCLDCHREPEKRMPQMTGFVNKGPDNCNACHR
- a CDS encoding sulfite exporter TauE/SafE family protein; amino-acid sequence: MDWTLIGAGLMLGVLGSMHCIGMCGPIALAIPHKGTTKFSIFSEGFIYNFGRVITYSIMGLILGLAGASFKLGGFQEQLSLVVGTLILLGVIIPRKYYSRLNDTKKISYFVSTIKLKFQKLLKSKSLISLLFIGILNGLLPCGLVYIALAGSFAAGDVVTSTFYMAAFGFGTLPVMAAIFISKNLISINIRQKINKLIPYGVALVAILMILRGLALDIPYISPVLPETVLSGEASCCH
- a CDS encoding FixH family protein translates to MKIYGNWAFAITAFYITFVVLLVSLVVYVSQDKVDLVVENYYDHDLVFQQQIDKVMRTKALKEQITISNIENKVVLKYPDSLEYPISGSILMFRPDNSKLDVKIPIQPNNEMMQIINTASFNKGLWKVKVDWTMNDTNYYNEQIIIFN
- the ccoG gene encoding cytochrome c oxidase accessory protein CcoG gives rise to the protein MSDFKELKQVGNEAINPDDTDKLITETGVSFRDRVSNIDKKGNRIWIYPKKPKGDYTKWRSVVAVVLLVFMFVLPFIKVDGRPFVLLDIFQRKFIIFGIVFWPQDFYIFALAFLAFIVFVVLFTAVYGRIWCGWACPQTIFMEMVFRKIEYWIEGDYKQQMALSRSEWNANKIFKRGLKKTIFILLSFIISNLFLAYIIGIDELQKYMTEGPAEHMTSFVFVIFFAGSFYFIFSWFREQACTFICPYGRLQTVLLDKNSIVVAYDFKRGEPRMKFKKNMPEDAGDCVDCGACVRVCPTGIDIRNGTQLECINCTACIDACDEVMLKVNKPKNLIRYASELQITEGTKFKFTPRIMAYSVVLLLLSGLVAYLMLNRSDIEATILKVKGTMYQNTETGVANVYTATIINKTFKPMDFSLKLMDIPGTIQIIGKDHLHVPAEGLTDATFILELPRKYVTGTRNNIQIGVYSGDKLIQTVNTGFTGPAPGMK